A genomic stretch from Hydrogenimonas urashimensis includes:
- a CDS encoding AtpZ/AtpI family protein, whose translation MPSEEKRSEESTSQKKPKVRKVVEGAYDLSLGISMVLAVLIGVGLGYWLRKMFGYEWLFWLGVFWGVAAAVLNVYKAYRKQVKSFDELKNDPRYRNYRDFDDEDDA comes from the coding sequence ATGCCGTCGGAAGAGAAACGGTCGGAAGAATCGACATCACAAAAGAAGCCGAAGGTTCGCAAAGTCGTCGAAGGCGCCTACGACCTCTCCCTGGGCATTTCGATGGTGCTGGCCGTTCTCATCGGTGTGGGACTGGGTTACTGGTTGCGGAAAATGTTCGGCTACGAGTGGCTATTCTGGCTCGGTGTCTTCTGGGGAGTTGCGGCCGCGGTACTGAATGTTTACAAAGCCTACAGAAAGCAGGTGAAATCCTTCGATGAACTGAAAAACGATCCCCGATACAGGAACTACAGGGATTTCGACGACGAGGATGATGCGTAA
- the hemL gene encoding glutamate-1-semialdehyde 2,1-aminomutase gives MKHTKSIEAYEAAKKVIPGGVDSPVRAFGSVGGTPPFIERGEGGYLVDIDGNRYVDYVQSWGPLIFGHCDPTVEAAVIETARKGLSFGAPTLLETELAEEIVTLFSAIDRIRFVNSGTEAVMSAIRLARGFTGRDDIVKFKGCYHGHSDSLLVQAGSGAATFGAPNSPGVPADFAKHTLLADYNDIESVQACFEASEGIACVVIEPIAGNMGLVPADDAFLHELREMCDAHGALLIFDEVMSGFRASLTGAQGLTDVKPDLVTLGKVIGGGMPVGAFGGRADIMSQLSPEGPVYQAGTLSGNPVAMAAGLAQVRQLKADLALYEILEQRAIRLVNGLKAAADAHDIPLQVDVRGSMFGFFFNDRPVRNFDDALCSDTERFAKFHRAMLDRGFYFACSQFETGFISTKTTETMIDETIRNAHEVMGAL, from the coding sequence GTGAAACATACAAAGAGCATCGAAGCGTATGAAGCGGCGAAAAAAGTGATTCCGGGTGGAGTGGATTCTCCTGTACGCGCCTTTGGCAGCGTAGGAGGAACACCCCCATTCATCGAGCGGGGTGAGGGCGGCTATCTGGTCGATATCGACGGTAACCGCTATGTCGACTATGTCCAGAGTTGGGGACCGCTCATTTTCGGACACTGCGACCCCACGGTCGAAGCGGCGGTCATCGAGACGGCACGCAAGGGGCTCAGTTTTGGTGCGCCGACGCTTCTGGAGACGGAACTGGCCGAAGAGATTGTGACGCTTTTTTCGGCGATCGACAGAATCCGTTTCGTCAACAGCGGCACCGAGGCGGTGATGAGTGCCATCCGTCTGGCACGCGGTTTTACAGGGAGGGACGATATCGTCAAGTTCAAAGGATGCTACCACGGGCACAGCGACTCCCTGCTGGTGCAGGCCGGAAGCGGTGCGGCGACCTTCGGTGCACCGAATTCTCCGGGTGTTCCTGCCGATTTCGCCAAACATACGCTGCTGGCCGACTACAACGATATCGAAAGTGTTCAAGCCTGTTTCGAGGCGAGCGAAGGGATCGCCTGCGTCGTCATCGAGCCGATAGCAGGCAACATGGGACTCGTGCCTGCCGACGACGCATTTCTGCACGAATTGCGGGAAATGTGTGACGCTCACGGCGCGCTTCTCATCTTCGACGAAGTGATGAGCGGTTTTCGCGCTTCTTTGACGGGAGCGCAGGGATTGACGGATGTCAAACCCGATCTCGTGACGCTCGGCAAGGTGATCGGCGGCGGCATGCCGGTAGGAGCTTTTGGCGGACGGGCTGATATCATGTCGCAACTGAGCCCGGAAGGTCCGGTCTATCAGGCAGGAACTCTCAGCGGCAACCCTGTAGCGATGGCTGCCGGACTGGCCCAGGTACGCCAGCTCAAAGCCGACCTGGCGTTATATGAAATACTCGAACAAAGAGCCATCCGCCTCGTCAACGGTCTGAAAGCGGCGGCGGACGCCCACGACATTCCCCTGCAGGTCGATGTGCGCGGAAGCATGTTCGGCTTTTTCTTCAACGACAGACCCGTAAGGAATTTCGACGATGCTTTATGCAGCGATACGGAGCGCTTCGCCAAATTCCACCGCGCCATGCTCGATAGGGGCTTCTATTTCGCCTGCAGCCAGTTTGAGACGGGATTCATTTCGACAAAAACGACGGAGACGATGATCGACGAGACGATACGAAACGCCCATGAAGTGATGGGAGCACTCTGA
- a CDS encoding energy transducer TonB, with the protein MNRRKLVSFFLSLLIHLIILTLLFVVTYRAKKEMTSSGSKRVELSLKNFVTPQPAKSVSKPTPPSPPQPKPVQKPLPKPTKQEPKAQPKPKVQEPTPPKPKPKPKPKLKPKPKPKPKPKPKPKKSSKPAPVEKKVAQPKPHPKPKPLPRKKETPASALAGALGMPAVPSESRSVQKMPKPPSVDQIGNAMSDREFHALYKDEFDHFTPNQKRFIKSNLNRIQAITQHYLTMRGYPPFAIQQRMQGVNIVEFYLHPNGDITDLKMISSSGFNVLDDNSLDTIKTAYKDYPRPKETTKIRFYIHYQIY; encoded by the coding sequence ATGAATCGACGCAAGCTCGTCTCCTTTTTTCTTTCGCTGCTGATACACCTGATTATCCTGACTCTTCTTTTTGTCGTAACATACCGGGCGAAAAAGGAGATGACCTCCTCGGGCTCCAAACGTGTCGAACTCTCGCTAAAAAATTTCGTCACACCCCAGCCGGCAAAATCCGTATCAAAACCGACCCCACCCTCACCGCCACAGCCCAAACCCGTCCAAAAGCCCCTACCCAAGCCCACCAAGCAGGAACCGAAAGCACAGCCAAAACCGAAAGTACAGGAGCCGACCCCGCCCAAGCCAAAACCAAAGCCAAAACCAAAGCTGAAACCTAAACCCAAACCTAAACCCAAACCTAAACCGAAGCCGAAAAAATCATCAAAACCGGCGCCTGTCGAAAAAAAGGTCGCACAACCGAAGCCGCACCCCAAACCCAAACCTCTGCCCAGAAAAAAGGAGACACCCGCATCGGCTCTCGCCGGAGCGTTGGGTATGCCGGCTGTACCGTCTGAAAGCCGGTCCGTGCAAAAGATGCCCAAACCGCCCTCCGTCGACCAGATCGGCAACGCCATGTCGGACAGGGAGTTCCATGCTCTCTACAAAGACGAGTTCGACCACTTCACACCCAATCAGAAGAGGTTCATCAAATCGAATCTCAACCGGATCCAGGCGATCACCCAGCACTACCTGACGATGCGCGGATACCCTCCTTTCGCAATTCAGCAGCGCATGCAGGGTGTCAACATCGTCGAATTCTATCTTCATCCCAACGGCGACATCACCGACTTGAAAATGATCTCTTCGTCGGGTTTCAACGTTCTAGATGACAACTCCCTCGATACGATCAAAACGGCCTACAAAGACTATCCACGTCCCAAAGAGACAACGAAAATTCGCTTCTATATCCACTATCAGATCTACTGA
- a CDS encoding HpcH/HpaI aldolase/citrate lyase family protein produces the protein MVFADLDTIESLVKKGDLDGIERLRRGRGQRARHTPPYVRSALMLSAHRLRHLNRLDELEADVVVLNLEDGVAASLKPLALRLAGLFLAEAKRIQSKTVVRVNPLDAGGREEIAYLNGIRPDAIRIPKIKTAADVEEALELVEDTIAVHLSIETKEAWENLGSLLFSPRIEACYLGVLDLFASMGLPQRLVHLHNPTMHTVMTRFLLKCSAAGVLPVSFVFQEYRDTETFENWCLLERKMGYHAKGCISPAQVEIANRVFLPSQEEIEWARRVVALFESDAECSGFADEELGFIDEPIYKNAKNLLQMAEKEA, from the coding sequence ATGGTATTTGCAGATCTGGATACGATAGAAAGCCTGGTCAAAAAGGGCGATCTCGACGGAATCGAGCGGCTTAGGAGAGGACGCGGCCAGCGTGCCCGCCATACCCCGCCCTATGTGCGGAGCGCCCTGATGCTTTCGGCCCACCGGTTGAGGCACCTGAACAGACTCGACGAACTGGAGGCCGATGTCGTCGTTTTGAACCTTGAAGACGGGGTGGCCGCTTCTTTGAAACCTTTGGCACTGCGTCTAGCAGGCCTCTTTCTCGCCGAAGCCAAGAGGATCCAATCCAAAACGGTGGTGCGCGTCAATCCTCTGGATGCGGGGGGTCGAGAGGAGATCGCCTATCTCAACGGGATCCGTCCCGACGCGATCCGGATACCGAAAATCAAGACGGCGGCGGATGTGGAGGAGGCGCTCGAACTGGTCGAGGATACGATCGCCGTGCATCTTTCGATAGAGACGAAAGAGGCGTGGGAAAACCTCGGTTCGCTCCTGTTTTCGCCACGAATCGAAGCCTGCTACCTGGGTGTGCTCGACCTCTTCGCTTCAATGGGGCTGCCGCAGCGCCTGGTCCACCTTCACAATCCGACGATGCATACGGTCATGACCCGCTTTCTGCTGAAGTGTTCGGCCGCGGGGGTGTTGCCTGTCTCTTTCGTGTTTCAGGAGTACCGGGACACAGAAACGTTCGAAAACTGGTGCCTTCTGGAAAGGAAGATGGGATATCACGCCAAAGGGTGCATCTCTCCCGCACAGGTGGAGATCGCCAACCGGGTCTTTCTTCCTTCACAGGAGGAGATCGAATGGGCCAGACGGGTTGTGGCGCTGTTCGAATCTGACGCCGAATGCAGCGGTTTCGCGGACGAAGAGCTGGGTTTTATCGACGAACCGATCTACAAAAACGCGAAAAATCTTCTCCAGATGGCCGAAAAAGAGGCGTAG
- a CDS encoding c-type cytochrome translates to MKYWFILLLSSFVCAEDSFITQYEYGEMLYRNPRGIGCIHCHGRHGEGTVIATYVEEGKKIVLKGPDIRQIGIEKLKKSLVRRYRVMPTYFLTDSEIRALHYYLTSKEE, encoded by the coding sequence GTGAAGTATTGGTTCATTCTGCTTTTAAGCAGTTTCGTTTGTGCGGAGGACTCTTTCATCACTCAGTACGAATACGGGGAGATGCTCTACCGCAACCCCCGCGGCATCGGCTGCATCCACTGCCACGGCAGACACGGAGAGGGAACCGTGATCGCCACTTACGTGGAAGAGGGGAAAAAGATCGTTCTAAAAGGTCCCGACATCCGGCAAATCGGTATCGAAAAACTCAAAAAGAGCCTTGTCAGACGGTACCGTGTTATGCCCACCTATTTTCTCACCGATTCGGAGATTCGTGCGCTGCACTACTACCTGACGAGCAAAGAAGAGTAG